TGCAAGACATTAGCATCAATAGGCCTGTGTGGGAAAACGTTTACTGATGAGCCATGATGAACTCATGCCTGTTATCTGGAAGACACTGAGATGCTGAACACTTCGTTCGCATGATGGGAGCACCAGAGCGTACAACCAGAAATCCCTAAGGAGTGGAAGAAACGAAATGAACTGACATTTATATTCATGTCCACTtagcaaatttatttttctccttttacgTTTTCAAAAACAAACGATCAAAAATACATTATAGTAAACCAATACAAGAGTATGTATTTATCTagtgaaaatacagtgtgaTAATTTACAGGGGACCATAGACATGCTCCTTTTTGGCTCCTTAGTAAAACATGGCAATTCAGCAGTTTTTGAACTGATCTGATGAGCGAAGGACAGctgttaaacattttattctaaAGTAGTTTTACATGTAGACAGTTCCCATTAAAGAACTTCAGAGTTCCTGCTTCACAgctgtgctgtatttatttgaaCCATCCCCTCCTTATAAATAAGTTGCACACAGCCTCCATTCTAACCTTGTGTCCTGTTACCATTTAAGGCATTCTGCATATGCGCTACTGTGGGACTTGCGACCCAAAATACTGGGTGAGAACATGTAATTCAGTGCCCTAGGGACATGATGCTAACGCTGAGGTCAAAGATGAGCACGAGAGGCGTACAGGCGCAGTTTGGGGCCCCAAGTCCAACACTGAACAGGGAAAAATAAGGATTTATATTTTGAGGTCAACAGAAGAGGGGGggaaaggaggaaggaaaaaaaaaaaaaaaaaaaaaacttgcctaAAGTTTATAACGTTTCCTCTTCTCTTGTAACCGAAGCAGAAAACTTAATTTTTGAAAGAGTAAGCATTTGAAGCACAaccataaaaacaaatacatttactgtatatatatatctatttacATTCACTCAAGTAACACCAAAAGCAGCCATTATCCCTGTATTGTGTGAACATAATTCTTTTCTAAACTAGTGCGCAGTAACTAGTTTCAGGGGCTGGTATAACTATTGGCACTGGGAGGTATACAttaagagaaaaggaaaacataaaatTCCAAGGTATGACCCAcaaaccaattttttttgttaacacgTTTTAATAAGTCACTTTGTCGTGGGAAATCAATGAAATACTCCTATATATAGGCTTAAAAAATCCAGTAATGACCAAATCTtgataaaaattacaaaaaaaaaaatttcataaaaaagtgcttttagaaaaaaaaccgttgagaggagaaaaaaaaaaaaaaaaaaaaaaaggacagaaagcaAGTGAATGAGAGGCCTTAGCTgttgggggggtgagggggtggggtggctggAGTCAGCTGGAAGAGGCACGCCAGGGTCCTCGCCTCCTGGCTGAAAATGGAACTCACcactccttcttcttctcatccaTGGACACACCCCCAGGCCCcagtgccaccaccagcagcaacCCCCCAATCACCGACATGGTCTGAAAAAAGTCATACTTGAGGAAGTCGTGCATGGGCTTGTAGGCTGGTACCGTCCAGAATGCGTTGAAGTACACGTTGATGGCAAAGAGCCACACCACCAGAGTCAGAGCGGCCAGCTTGGTCTTGAAGCCGACAGCCACAAGGATGATAAGAGCCGTACCCACCATGTTCTGCAGGATCTGGATGGAAGTGGAGCGTACACTTAAGGACCACATCTGGATCACCGTTACAAAGTGTACCACTGTGACTATTTAATCAACTTTGCCCAAAGTACagagcacattttcagaacacaaTACAATAGTATTCCtttcagttagctgatgctgttctctgaagtgacttagaACGTTATGTTTGTTTACCAAgtcttttactggagcagttcagggtaagtaccttgctcaaaggatACTATACAGCGGGGATTCAAAAACAGGACTTTTCAATCGCAACGGATACCCTGACCACATTGCTTACGTTCAGGATGACTATCAGTCTTCTTAAGTTAAACTTGTAGATTGAATTCCcaaaatatgaattatttttccagaaaagttgtaaaatgattattttacaATGATACTTAATTTACAGAGAATATTATAGTTATGGAGTATATACCaattacattaagaggaatTAACACAGAAAGCATAGCCTACATGAGGCAGTGGTACAGGACAGTACTATGGCCCTTTTCTAACAGGAGCCAAGAGATAGCTGGGTCCTTTCCCCACAGCAAGAAGGATCAGGAGGAGTGTGGCACTCACAGAGAAGAAGCTGGTGTCGAAATGCAGTAGGGTCATGAACATGAGCACCAACAGCACGCGACCACCCAGCTGCATGTACTGCTTGGGCGAACTCTCGCCCATGGAGGGCACCCCAGCAAACATACTCTTCCCCTCAGATCTTGACTCTGCCAGGAGCAGCAGTAGTCCACCACCCAGTGCCAGGTTCCTGGAAGAAAGGGTTGGTGGAATGCgagaaaggagaagaaatggATAGGAGGCAGGAAATGGTAAAGACAACTAAAAACATGTTAGGGCAGTCCTCCTCTTTGTTAAATATAACTAAGGAAAAATAACCAAATTGAAGTTACACAGGTTTACACCATCTTGAACAGGATCTCAGTTCTGAGATGCTTTAAGATCAATGCCTGAATCACACCCTTTACTCTAAGCAAAACGCTGGGCTGGTAGCATTGCCTGTTTTACAACAGCCAGGGAAATTCAGTGCCAGTGAAAGTAGCTCCAGGACTCACCTCATCAAAAACTTAAGATCCCACAAAATGCTGTAGGCAACAGTCTAGAAGAACAAGAAAATACAGATAAGTAACCATAGAGGATAGTCATAAAAGTGAGTAGAAATTGCAAAACATAGATCTCAGAGCTACAAATCACCTGTAGAGCTATGATTCCAAATAAACCAAAGCAGGCATACTGAACAAAATTTCTGCTGAGGATGAGGACACAGCCACCTGTGTAAAGAGATAGAGGAGACATCCGTTAGCTTTTTAATTGACATACTTCAGttgggggaaataaaaaaagaaaaatgtgttaacGTTTGAAGGGCTTTCAATCCACCACCTTACTGTTTACTCTGAAGCCCATCATCAGCCCTGCATCCAGTGGCCCCTTGCTCACCTAACTGTCCTAGTAGGTTGAGCAGA
Above is a genomic segment from Scleropages formosus chromosome 17, fSclFor1.1, whole genome shotgun sequence containing:
- the LOC108938392 gene encoding surfeit locus protein 4-like — encoded protein: MVRSDLMSTAEDVADQFLRVTKQYLPHLARLCLISTFLEDGIRMWFQWYEQRDYIEATWNCGYFLATCFVLLNLLGQLGGCVLILSRNFVQYACFGLFGIIALQTVAYSILWDLKFLMRNLALGGGLLLLLAESRSEGKSMFAGVPSMGESSPKQYMQLGGRVLLVLMFMTLLHFDTSFFSILQNMVGTALIILVAVGFKTKLAALTLVVWLFAINVYFNAFWTVPAYKPMHDFLKYDFFQTMSVIGGLLLVVALGPGGVSMDEKKKEW